The Cuculus canorus isolate bCucCan1 chromosome 5, bCucCan1.pri, whole genome shotgun sequence genome window below encodes:
- the ARHGAP11A gene encoding rho GTPase-activating protein 11A isoform X4 — protein sequence MSDRTIEALRYFFNFLRTVSLRSNENRMDSSNLAVIFAPNLLHSNEMEKMSADTEKKIRLQAAVVQTLIDHAAEIGQVPEFILEKIPAMLGVDAFQSTPSLWGHEDSENESPSECKKRKHQSVGDVVSGALNKFKSNRTPSTTPQQNKSVFSSVTPVVLTPSTKRKLPTDCSQGLSSKKRRSFKHSFAFELLPSSIFNSSSTPASVQFEPSPCVSLESSQASLSPSAGGENHLSTGIRRSKRRTSKKLYRAESGKTGCFSPKISRKEMVRRSLRLKFGLGKSNREMNIVSGCAVGNRSENIGRRLASQQSLETKTECARRDVLFSPYVREKIPKKSSKNVSKSEENLLTPKCHDKVVHRMSWNSPTVTDFQVISSNVGTLPGCPETGTCSSESVLMFGNTPVITDEFKSTTVSKQNNNLELLLCEEESNSTAETLLKIKQAFSASGSNRHNLIGDTKSSFSDVASEPLNETPCLSGLSSEKELLAEEVSENLANTKSIELLHQFNKSIVTDKQQSKKDEIKVLEKNFRTSIEIELHVTKPDIKKSTELPVPQVLAREDKINVQNSSSKDDLNKLDSFGRKEEMGLTSLQTDENRMVECRSLEEDTDKLSMAGQLPASQLPKSQNEVSNQYLQAENSDKISTKTSAVSDHGKVSDHIQWFNKLSLNDPSSTSKTKQPLKFQRTPVRQSVRRINSLLEANRRSVSSQLLQASDVGSPLVKSLSYDSALFCTQKPSKNSMALPLRTESKYDQASVSHKQLNITSTSCCRQLNPSDKPDVSVRTAGTHEQKATVHPSKSVLEDLTNQETVKSSLKVNANINIPCATPEKSTVTRSASGKERARCRGSPKNPISKVKLLPAAKPVDL from the exons ATGTCTGACAGAACAATTGAAGCTTTGAGATACTTCTTCAACTTTCTGAGAACTGTGTCCCTAAG GTccaatgaaaacagaatggaTAGCAGTAATCTGGCAGTGATTTTTGCTCCCAACCTCTTGCACTCGAATGAAATGGAGAAGATGTCAGCcgatacagaaaaaaaaattcgCTTGCAAGCCGCTGTTGTGCAAACACTTATTGACCATGCAGCAGAAATCG GACAAGTACCAGAATTTATCTTGGAAAAGATTCCTGCAATGTTAGGTGTTGACGCCTTTCAATCTACTCCCTCACTGTGGGGCCACGAAGACAGTGAAAACGAATCTCCCAGTGAATGTAAGAAGAGGAAGCACCAAAGTGTTGGGG ATGTGGTTAGTGGAGCATTGAATAAATTTAAATCTAACAGAACACCCTCCACCACAcctcaacaaaataaaagtg tcttttcatcAGTGACTCCAGTGGTTCTTACTCCAAGTACCAAGCGTAAGCTTCCAACTGATTGCTCTCAGGGCTTGTCCAGCAAGAAGAGAAGATCTTTTAAGCATAGTTTTGCTTTTGAGTTGTTACCAAGTAGCATTTTTAACAGCAGCTCAACACCAGCATCAG TTCAGTTTGAACCAAGCCCTTGCGTGTCTCTTGAGTCATCGCAAGCCTCACTGTCTCCTTCAGCTGGTGGTGAAAATCATCTTAGTACAGGGATCAGAAGAAGTAAGAGACGTACAAGCAAAAAATTATACAG GGCTGAATCAGGAAAGACAGGTTGTTTTTCTCCAAAGATTAGCCGAAAAGAAATGGTTCGTAGGTCACTACGCTTGAAGTTTGGTTTGGggaaaagcaacagagaaatg AATATTGTATCAGGATGTGCAGTTGGTAATAGATCTGAAAATATTGGAAGACGTCTTGCAAGCCAACAAAGTTTGGAAACCAAAACTGAATGTGCAAGAAGAGATGTACTCTTCAGTCCGTATGTCCGTGAAAAAATACCTAAGAAAA GTTCAAAGAATGTGAGCAAGTCGGAAGAAAACTTGCTAACTCCAAAATGTCATGATAAAGTAGTTCACCGAATGTCATGGAACAGTCCTACTGTTACAGATTTTCAGGTGATCAGCAGTAATGTGGGAACTCTGCCAGGATGCCCTGAAACAGGAACCTGTTCTTCCGAATCTGTTTTGATGTTTGGAAACACACCAGTTATTACAGATGAATTCAAATCCACAACtgtaagcaaacaaaacaacaacttAGAACTTTTGCTTTGTGAAGAGGAAAGTAATTCAACTGCAGAaacattactgaaaattaagcaagctttctctgcttctggaaGTAATCGTCACAATTTGATAGGTGATACAAAATCTTCCTTCTCAGATGTAGCAAGTGAACCGTTAAATGAAACTCCGTGTCTCTCAGGGCTCAGTTCAGAGAAAGAATTGTTAGCTGAGgaagtttctgaaaatctaGCAAATACAAAATCCATAGAGCTGTTGCATCAATTTAATAAATCTATTGTAACTGATAAACAGCAatcaaaaaaagatgaaattaaagTTTTGGAGAAAAACTTCAGAACTTCTATTGAGATTGAACTTCATGTCACAAAGCcagatataaaaaaatcaacagaactTCCTGTGCCGCAAGTACTGGCCAGGGAAGACAAGATAAATGTTCAGAACAGTTCGTCAAAAGATGACTTAAACAAATTGGATtcctttggaagaaaagaagaaatgggatTAACAAGCTTGCAAACAGATGAAAACCGTATGGTAGAATGCCGTAGTTTGGAAGAAGATACGGATAAACTTTCTATGGCAGGACAACTTCCTGCTTCACAGTTGCCTAAATCGCAAAATGAAGTAAGCAACCAGTACTTGCAAGCTGAAAATTCTGATAAAATTTCAACTAAAACATCAGCTGTTTCTGACCATGGAAAGGTTTCTGACCACATACAATGGTTCAATAAGCTTTCATTAAATGATCCAAGTTCGACAAGCAAAACTAAGCAGCCTCTTAAGTTTCAACGTACTCCTGTTAGACAGTCTGTAAGAAGAATCAATTCCTTATTGGAGGCTAACAGACGATCTGTAAGCTCTCAGCTCCTTCAAGCAAGTGATGTTGGTTCACCGCTTGTTAAATCTTTGAGCTATGATTCTGCACTATTCTGCACACAAAAGCCCTCAAAGAATTCTATGGCTTTGCCACTCAGGACTGAAAGTAAATATGACCAAGCTTCTGTATCTCATAAGCAGCTGAACATAACATCCACATCATGTTGCAGGCAGTTAAATCCATCAGATAAGCCTGATGTTTCTGTCAGAACTGCTGGAACGCACGAACAGAAAGCGACTGTTCATCCATCAAAGTCTGTTCTAGAAGATCTAACCAATCAGGAAACAGTGAAATCCAGTTTAAAAGTTAATGCAAACATAAATATTCCATGTGCTACCCCAGAAAAATCTACAGTCACAAGAAGTgcttcaggaaaggaaagagctcGTTGCAGAGGCTCTCCAAAGAATCCAATATCTAAAGTGAAACTGCTACCAGCTGCAAAACCAGTAGACTTATAA
- the ARHGAP11A gene encoding rho GTPase-activating protein 11A isoform X2, whose product MAEQRRRLVRLAVLEELRASYGIKLKSGSCLGAAQQPGAAAAEGKIFGTSFHALPLSHVPEYGYIPSFLVDTCEYLEEHVHTEGLFRKTGSLVRLKALKSKLDQGENCLSAALPCDVAGLVKQFFRELPEPILPPHLQEGLFKAQQLGNEKKNATVLLSCLMSDRTIEALRYFFNFLRTVSLRSNENRMDSSNLAVIFAPNLLHSNEMEKMSADTEKKIRLQAAVVQTLIDHAAEIGQVPEFILEKIPAMLGVDAFQSTPSLWGHEDSENESPSEYVVSGALNKFKSNRTPSTTPQQNKSVFSSVTPVVLTPSTKRKLPTDCSQGLSSKKRRSFKHSFAFELLPSSIFNSSSTPASVQFEPSPCVSLESSQASLSPSAGGENHLSTGIRRSKRRTSKKLYRAESGKTGCFSPKISRKEMVRRSLRLKFGLGKSNREMNIVSGCAVGNRSENIGRRLASQQSLETKTECARRDVLFSPYVREKIPKKSSKNVSKSEENLLTPKCHDKVVHRMSWNSPTVTDFQVISSNVGTLPGCPETGTCSSESVLMFGNTPVITDEFKSTTVSKQNNNLELLLCEEESNSTAETLLKIKQAFSASGSNRHNLIGDTKSSFSDVASEPLNETPCLSGLSSEKELLAEEVSENLANTKSIELLHQFNKSIVTDKQQSKKDEIKVLEKNFRTSIEIELHVTKPDIKKSTELPVPQVLAREDKINVQNSSSKDDLNKLDSFGRKEEMGLTSLQTDENRMVECRSLEEDTDKLSMAGQLPASQLPKSQNEVSNQYLQAENSDKISTKTSAVSDHGKVSDHIQWFNKLSLNDPSSTSKTKQPLKFQRTPVRQSVRRINSLLEANRRSVSSQLLQASDVGSPLVKSLSYDSALFCTQKPSKNSMALPLRTESKYDQASVSHKQLNITSTSCCRQLNPSDKPDVSVRTAGTHEQKATVHPSKSVLEDLTNQETVKSSLKVNANINIPCATPEKSTVTRSASGKERARCRGSPKNPISKVKLLPAAKPVDL is encoded by the exons ATGGCGGAGCAGAGGCGCAGGCTGGTGCGGCTGGCGGTGCTGGAGGAGCTCCGGGCCTCTTACGGGATTAAGCTGAAGAGCGGGAGCTGTCTGGGGGCCGCCCAGCAGCCCGGAGCGGCGGCCGCGGAG gGTAAAATCTTTGGAACATCCTTTCATGCATTACCGCTATCGCATGTGCCAGAATATGGTTATATTCCGAG ctttcttgttgaTACTTGTGAATATTTGGAAGAACATGTTCACACCGAGGGACTCTTCAGAAAAACTGGATCTCTTGTTCGTTTAAAAGCCTTAAAG AGTAAACTGGATCAAGGTGAAAACTGCCTCTCTGCTGCGTTGCCATGCGATGTTGCAGGGCTTGTGAAACAGTTCTTTAGAGAGTTGCCAGAACCCATCCTTCCACCTCACTTGCAGGAAGGGCTTTTCAAAGCTCAACAGCtaggaaatgagaagaaaaatgcgACTGTGTTGCTGTCCTGTTTGATGTCTGACAGAACAATTGAAGCTTTGAGATACTTCTTCAACTTTCTGAGAACTGTGTCCCTAAG GTccaatgaaaacagaatggaTAGCAGTAATCTGGCAGTGATTTTTGCTCCCAACCTCTTGCACTCGAATGAAATGGAGAAGATGTCAGCcgatacagaaaaaaaaattcgCTTGCAAGCCGCTGTTGTGCAAACACTTATTGACCATGCAGCAGAAATCG GACAAGTACCAGAATTTATCTTGGAAAAGATTCCTGCAATGTTAGGTGTTGACGCCTTTCAATCTACTCCCTCACTGTGGGGCCACGAAGACAGTGAAAACGAATCTCCCAGTGAAT ATGTGGTTAGTGGAGCATTGAATAAATTTAAATCTAACAGAACACCCTCCACCACAcctcaacaaaataaaagtg tcttttcatcAGTGACTCCAGTGGTTCTTACTCCAAGTACCAAGCGTAAGCTTCCAACTGATTGCTCTCAGGGCTTGTCCAGCAAGAAGAGAAGATCTTTTAAGCATAGTTTTGCTTTTGAGTTGTTACCAAGTAGCATTTTTAACAGCAGCTCAACACCAGCATCAG TTCAGTTTGAACCAAGCCCTTGCGTGTCTCTTGAGTCATCGCAAGCCTCACTGTCTCCTTCAGCTGGTGGTGAAAATCATCTTAGTACAGGGATCAGAAGAAGTAAGAGACGTACAAGCAAAAAATTATACAG GGCTGAATCAGGAAAGACAGGTTGTTTTTCTCCAAAGATTAGCCGAAAAGAAATGGTTCGTAGGTCACTACGCTTGAAGTTTGGTTTGGggaaaagcaacagagaaatg AATATTGTATCAGGATGTGCAGTTGGTAATAGATCTGAAAATATTGGAAGACGTCTTGCAAGCCAACAAAGTTTGGAAACCAAAACTGAATGTGCAAGAAGAGATGTACTCTTCAGTCCGTATGTCCGTGAAAAAATACCTAAGAAAA GTTCAAAGAATGTGAGCAAGTCGGAAGAAAACTTGCTAACTCCAAAATGTCATGATAAAGTAGTTCACCGAATGTCATGGAACAGTCCTACTGTTACAGATTTTCAGGTGATCAGCAGTAATGTGGGAACTCTGCCAGGATGCCCTGAAACAGGAACCTGTTCTTCCGAATCTGTTTTGATGTTTGGAAACACACCAGTTATTACAGATGAATTCAAATCCACAACtgtaagcaaacaaaacaacaacttAGAACTTTTGCTTTGTGAAGAGGAAAGTAATTCAACTGCAGAaacattactgaaaattaagcaagctttctctgcttctggaaGTAATCGTCACAATTTGATAGGTGATACAAAATCTTCCTTCTCAGATGTAGCAAGTGAACCGTTAAATGAAACTCCGTGTCTCTCAGGGCTCAGTTCAGAGAAAGAATTGTTAGCTGAGgaagtttctgaaaatctaGCAAATACAAAATCCATAGAGCTGTTGCATCAATTTAATAAATCTATTGTAACTGATAAACAGCAatcaaaaaaagatgaaattaaagTTTTGGAGAAAAACTTCAGAACTTCTATTGAGATTGAACTTCATGTCACAAAGCcagatataaaaaaatcaacagaactTCCTGTGCCGCAAGTACTGGCCAGGGAAGACAAGATAAATGTTCAGAACAGTTCGTCAAAAGATGACTTAAACAAATTGGATtcctttggaagaaaagaagaaatgggatTAACAAGCTTGCAAACAGATGAAAACCGTATGGTAGAATGCCGTAGTTTGGAAGAAGATACGGATAAACTTTCTATGGCAGGACAACTTCCTGCTTCACAGTTGCCTAAATCGCAAAATGAAGTAAGCAACCAGTACTTGCAAGCTGAAAATTCTGATAAAATTTCAACTAAAACATCAGCTGTTTCTGACCATGGAAAGGTTTCTGACCACATACAATGGTTCAATAAGCTTTCATTAAATGATCCAAGTTCGACAAGCAAAACTAAGCAGCCTCTTAAGTTTCAACGTACTCCTGTTAGACAGTCTGTAAGAAGAATCAATTCCTTATTGGAGGCTAACAGACGATCTGTAAGCTCTCAGCTCCTTCAAGCAAGTGATGTTGGTTCACCGCTTGTTAAATCTTTGAGCTATGATTCTGCACTATTCTGCACACAAAAGCCCTCAAAGAATTCTATGGCTTTGCCACTCAGGACTGAAAGTAAATATGACCAAGCTTCTGTATCTCATAAGCAGCTGAACATAACATCCACATCATGTTGCAGGCAGTTAAATCCATCAGATAAGCCTGATGTTTCTGTCAGAACTGCTGGAACGCACGAACAGAAAGCGACTGTTCATCCATCAAAGTCTGTTCTAGAAGATCTAACCAATCAGGAAACAGTGAAATCCAGTTTAAAAGTTAATGCAAACATAAATATTCCATGTGCTACCCCAGAAAAATCTACAGTCACAAGAAGTgcttcaggaaaggaaagagctcGTTGCAGAGGCTCTCCAAAGAATCCAATATCTAAAGTGAAACTGCTACCAGCTGCAAAACCAGTAGACTTATAA
- the ARHGAP11A gene encoding rho GTPase-activating protein 11A isoform X3, translating into MAEQRRRLVRLAVLEELRASYGIKLKSGSCLGAAQQPGAAAAEGKIFGTSFHALPLSHVPEYGYIPSFLVDTCEYLEEHVHTEGLFRKTGSLVRLKALKSKLDQGENCLSAALPCDVAGLVKQFFRELPEPILPPHLQEGLFKAQQLGNEKKNATVLLSCLMSDRTIEALRYFFNFLRTVSLRSNENRMDSSNLAVIFAPNLLHSNEMEKMSADTEKKIRLQAAVVQTLIDHAAEIGQVPEFILEKIPAMLGVDAFQSTPSLWGHEDSENESPSECKKRKHQSVGVFSSVTPVVLTPSTKRKLPTDCSQGLSSKKRRSFKHSFAFELLPSSIFNSSSTPASVQFEPSPCVSLESSQASLSPSAGGENHLSTGIRRSKRRTSKKLYRAESGKTGCFSPKISRKEMVRRSLRLKFGLGKSNREMNIVSGCAVGNRSENIGRRLASQQSLETKTECARRDVLFSPYVREKIPKKSSKNVSKSEENLLTPKCHDKVVHRMSWNSPTVTDFQVISSNVGTLPGCPETGTCSSESVLMFGNTPVITDEFKSTTVSKQNNNLELLLCEEESNSTAETLLKIKQAFSASGSNRHNLIGDTKSSFSDVASEPLNETPCLSGLSSEKELLAEEVSENLANTKSIELLHQFNKSIVTDKQQSKKDEIKVLEKNFRTSIEIELHVTKPDIKKSTELPVPQVLAREDKINVQNSSSKDDLNKLDSFGRKEEMGLTSLQTDENRMVECRSLEEDTDKLSMAGQLPASQLPKSQNEVSNQYLQAENSDKISTKTSAVSDHGKVSDHIQWFNKLSLNDPSSTSKTKQPLKFQRTPVRQSVRRINSLLEANRRSVSSQLLQASDVGSPLVKSLSYDSALFCTQKPSKNSMALPLRTESKYDQASVSHKQLNITSTSCCRQLNPSDKPDVSVRTAGTHEQKATVHPSKSVLEDLTNQETVKSSLKVNANINIPCATPEKSTVTRSASGKERARCRGSPKNPISKVKLLPAAKPVDL; encoded by the exons ATGGCGGAGCAGAGGCGCAGGCTGGTGCGGCTGGCGGTGCTGGAGGAGCTCCGGGCCTCTTACGGGATTAAGCTGAAGAGCGGGAGCTGTCTGGGGGCCGCCCAGCAGCCCGGAGCGGCGGCCGCGGAG gGTAAAATCTTTGGAACATCCTTTCATGCATTACCGCTATCGCATGTGCCAGAATATGGTTATATTCCGAG ctttcttgttgaTACTTGTGAATATTTGGAAGAACATGTTCACACCGAGGGACTCTTCAGAAAAACTGGATCTCTTGTTCGTTTAAAAGCCTTAAAG AGTAAACTGGATCAAGGTGAAAACTGCCTCTCTGCTGCGTTGCCATGCGATGTTGCAGGGCTTGTGAAACAGTTCTTTAGAGAGTTGCCAGAACCCATCCTTCCACCTCACTTGCAGGAAGGGCTTTTCAAAGCTCAACAGCtaggaaatgagaagaaaaatgcgACTGTGTTGCTGTCCTGTTTGATGTCTGACAGAACAATTGAAGCTTTGAGATACTTCTTCAACTTTCTGAGAACTGTGTCCCTAAG GTccaatgaaaacagaatggaTAGCAGTAATCTGGCAGTGATTTTTGCTCCCAACCTCTTGCACTCGAATGAAATGGAGAAGATGTCAGCcgatacagaaaaaaaaattcgCTTGCAAGCCGCTGTTGTGCAAACACTTATTGACCATGCAGCAGAAATCG GACAAGTACCAGAATTTATCTTGGAAAAGATTCCTGCAATGTTAGGTGTTGACGCCTTTCAATCTACTCCCTCACTGTGGGGCCACGAAGACAGTGAAAACGAATCTCCCAGTGAATGTAAGAAGAGGAAGCACCAAAGTGTTGGGG tcttttcatcAGTGACTCCAGTGGTTCTTACTCCAAGTACCAAGCGTAAGCTTCCAACTGATTGCTCTCAGGGCTTGTCCAGCAAGAAGAGAAGATCTTTTAAGCATAGTTTTGCTTTTGAGTTGTTACCAAGTAGCATTTTTAACAGCAGCTCAACACCAGCATCAG TTCAGTTTGAACCAAGCCCTTGCGTGTCTCTTGAGTCATCGCAAGCCTCACTGTCTCCTTCAGCTGGTGGTGAAAATCATCTTAGTACAGGGATCAGAAGAAGTAAGAGACGTACAAGCAAAAAATTATACAG GGCTGAATCAGGAAAGACAGGTTGTTTTTCTCCAAAGATTAGCCGAAAAGAAATGGTTCGTAGGTCACTACGCTTGAAGTTTGGTTTGGggaaaagcaacagagaaatg AATATTGTATCAGGATGTGCAGTTGGTAATAGATCTGAAAATATTGGAAGACGTCTTGCAAGCCAACAAAGTTTGGAAACCAAAACTGAATGTGCAAGAAGAGATGTACTCTTCAGTCCGTATGTCCGTGAAAAAATACCTAAGAAAA GTTCAAAGAATGTGAGCAAGTCGGAAGAAAACTTGCTAACTCCAAAATGTCATGATAAAGTAGTTCACCGAATGTCATGGAACAGTCCTACTGTTACAGATTTTCAGGTGATCAGCAGTAATGTGGGAACTCTGCCAGGATGCCCTGAAACAGGAACCTGTTCTTCCGAATCTGTTTTGATGTTTGGAAACACACCAGTTATTACAGATGAATTCAAATCCACAACtgtaagcaaacaaaacaacaacttAGAACTTTTGCTTTGTGAAGAGGAAAGTAATTCAACTGCAGAaacattactgaaaattaagcaagctttctctgcttctggaaGTAATCGTCACAATTTGATAGGTGATACAAAATCTTCCTTCTCAGATGTAGCAAGTGAACCGTTAAATGAAACTCCGTGTCTCTCAGGGCTCAGTTCAGAGAAAGAATTGTTAGCTGAGgaagtttctgaaaatctaGCAAATACAAAATCCATAGAGCTGTTGCATCAATTTAATAAATCTATTGTAACTGATAAACAGCAatcaaaaaaagatgaaattaaagTTTTGGAGAAAAACTTCAGAACTTCTATTGAGATTGAACTTCATGTCACAAAGCcagatataaaaaaatcaacagaactTCCTGTGCCGCAAGTACTGGCCAGGGAAGACAAGATAAATGTTCAGAACAGTTCGTCAAAAGATGACTTAAACAAATTGGATtcctttggaagaaaagaagaaatgggatTAACAAGCTTGCAAACAGATGAAAACCGTATGGTAGAATGCCGTAGTTTGGAAGAAGATACGGATAAACTTTCTATGGCAGGACAACTTCCTGCTTCACAGTTGCCTAAATCGCAAAATGAAGTAAGCAACCAGTACTTGCAAGCTGAAAATTCTGATAAAATTTCAACTAAAACATCAGCTGTTTCTGACCATGGAAAGGTTTCTGACCACATACAATGGTTCAATAAGCTTTCATTAAATGATCCAAGTTCGACAAGCAAAACTAAGCAGCCTCTTAAGTTTCAACGTACTCCTGTTAGACAGTCTGTAAGAAGAATCAATTCCTTATTGGAGGCTAACAGACGATCTGTAAGCTCTCAGCTCCTTCAAGCAAGTGATGTTGGTTCACCGCTTGTTAAATCTTTGAGCTATGATTCTGCACTATTCTGCACACAAAAGCCCTCAAAGAATTCTATGGCTTTGCCACTCAGGACTGAAAGTAAATATGACCAAGCTTCTGTATCTCATAAGCAGCTGAACATAACATCCACATCATGTTGCAGGCAGTTAAATCCATCAGATAAGCCTGATGTTTCTGTCAGAACTGCTGGAACGCACGAACAGAAAGCGACTGTTCATCCATCAAAGTCTGTTCTAGAAGATCTAACCAATCAGGAAACAGTGAAATCCAGTTTAAAAGTTAATGCAAACATAAATATTCCATGTGCTACCCCAGAAAAATCTACAGTCACAAGAAGTgcttcaggaaaggaaagagctcGTTGCAGAGGCTCTCCAAAGAATCCAATATCTAAAGTGAAACTGCTACCAGCTGCAAAACCAGTAGACTTATAA